A section of the Microbulbifer pacificus genome encodes:
- a CDS encoding Y-family DNA polymerase, with protein sequence MLWLCIQLPKLSLEALTRAHRAGDTAPLAVSQSNLIIEANSAANSHNIEPGISIATACAYCPGLQLLERDSEREAQLLQQLAHWAYGFTPVVSPRASSPENKALSEGPACLFLELGGSLKAQGGLAPLLQQLGKELHKMRISHQMGLGHSPSAAHLLCQLPEHRQWLEQTKVPPSPQQWKQWISFAPSKLLDCNNKAIAKLYACGIKRVSQLLAIPLSEVGSRFGRDFIDYLARLNGSRPDPVPSYQPPPEFHSELFFPSPLDNSEQLLFPAGRLVRELCRQLQRRQLYSPALYWVLDYGSRGTEEVKVELSRPLFDPQRLIALTKLQLERVELKEPVQALALKCKQLRPLETKALREDFFEEGSGQHESYQLIDKLKARLGHQALSGITLKESYLPEQAWSSADSLTLQSKPRGHQLHPINAPRPSWLLPRPDRIQQREHKLFYDGELQLLQGPERVDGYWWQHHRHARDYYIARGSQGSLYWVFQDLTSEDWFLHGVYS encoded by the coding sequence ATGCTCTGGCTCTGTATCCAACTGCCCAAGCTCTCACTGGAAGCCCTCACCCGCGCCCACCGCGCCGGTGATACGGCGCCCCTGGCGGTATCCCAGAGCAACCTGATCATCGAAGCCAATTCCGCCGCCAATAGTCACAACATCGAGCCCGGCATCAGTATCGCCACGGCCTGCGCTTACTGCCCGGGCCTGCAGCTACTGGAGCGCGATAGCGAGCGGGAAGCGCAGCTGCTGCAACAGCTGGCCCACTGGGCCTACGGCTTTACTCCGGTGGTCTCCCCCCGCGCCAGCAGCCCCGAGAACAAGGCCCTGAGCGAGGGCCCCGCCTGCCTGTTTCTCGAACTCGGCGGCAGCCTCAAGGCCCAGGGCGGTCTCGCCCCCTTGCTGCAACAGCTCGGCAAGGAGCTGCACAAGATGCGTATCAGCCACCAGATGGGCCTGGGCCACAGCCCCAGCGCCGCGCACCTGCTCTGCCAGCTACCGGAGCACCGCCAGTGGCTGGAGCAGACCAAAGTCCCGCCCAGCCCCCAGCAGTGGAAACAGTGGATCAGTTTCGCCCCCAGCAAACTGCTCGACTGCAACAACAAGGCCATCGCCAAACTCTATGCCTGCGGGATTAAACGAGTCAGCCAGCTGCTCGCCATTCCGCTGTCGGAAGTGGGCAGCCGCTTCGGGCGCGACTTCATCGACTACCTCGCCCGCCTCAACGGCTCGCGCCCGGACCCGGTACCCAGCTACCAGCCGCCACCGGAATTTCACAGCGAACTTTTTTTCCCGAGTCCACTGGATAACAGCGAACAACTGCTGTTCCCCGCCGGTCGCCTGGTGCGGGAGCTGTGCCGCCAGCTGCAGCGGCGCCAGCTGTACAGCCCGGCGCTGTACTGGGTGCTGGACTACGGCAGTCGCGGAACCGAGGAAGTCAAAGTGGAGCTGTCGCGCCCGCTGTTTGATCCCCAGCGGCTGATTGCACTGACAAAATTGCAGCTGGAGCGGGTGGAACTGAAAGAGCCGGTACAGGCGCTGGCACTCAAATGCAAACAGCTGCGCCCGCTGGAAACAAAAGCACTGCGCGAAGATTTTTTCGAAGAGGGCAGCGGCCAGCACGAGAGTTATCAACTGATCGACAAGCTCAAGGCCCGACTCGGCCACCAGGCACTCTCCGGAATCACCCTCAAGGAGAGCTACCTGCCGGAACAGGCCTGGTCCAGCGCCGACAGTCTCACACTGCAAAGCAAACCACGCGGGCACCAGCTACACCCGATCAACGCCCCCCGCCCCAGCTGGCTGTTGCCGCGGCCGGACAGAATCCAGCAGCGCGAGCACAAGCTGTTTTACGACGGCGAGCTGCAGTTACTGCAGGGCCCCGAGCGCGTCGACGGCTACTGGTGGCAACACCACCGCCACGCCCGCGACTACTACATCGCCCGCGGCTCCCAGGGCAGCCTCTACTGGGTGTTTCAGGATCTGACGTCGGAGGACTGGTTTCTGCATGGGGTTTATTCATAA
- a CDS encoding GIY-YIG nuclease family protein — protein MGFIHNQAKQPCVYLLASQRNGTLYTGVTSNLIQRIWQHKEGFVEGFTLKYGIKTLVWFELHSSMEHAIRREKAIKNWRRSWKLNLIENQNPDWKDLYHDLI, from the coding sequence ATGGGGTTTATTCATAACCAAGCCAAGCAACCCTGTGTCTACCTCCTTGCTAGCCAGCGCAATGGCACGCTCTATACGGGTGTTACATCGAATTTGATACAGCGTATCTGGCAACACAAAGAAGGCTTTGTAGAGGGATTTACCCTGAAATATGGGATCAAGACTCTAGTCTGGTTTGAGCTGCACAGTTCTATGGAGCACGCCATTCGGAGAGAGAAGGCCATTAAGAATTGGCGCCGAAGCTGGAAGTTAAACCTGATAGAGAATCAAAACCCCGATTGGAAAGACCTCTACCACGACCTTATTTAA